The DNA sequence TCGATGTCCAGGTCAGCGCCCGTCAGCAGGCGGCCGAAATCGATTGCACTATCGACGCGTGGCTTGGAACCGTCGTTGTAATAAAAGCGGTAATCGGCCTGGATCGGCAGCTCAAGCTTCTGGTTGATGTCGTTAAGCGTGAGGCGCGACGTGTGGGTGAAGCGAGCCAGTGGCGCACCGCTGAGATAGTCGCTCGCACTGACTTTGCCGCTGCCGCCGTTGGCGGTACGGAAATCGGGCCGCACGCTGTAGAGCCGCAACAGCGTGTCGGCGGAGTTCGTCTGCCCACCGAAGCCGTTGTCGGTCATGAATATGAAGCTGTTTTCATCCGCACCCGGCAGCACTGCGGAAAAGCCCTGCACCGGCTGGCGATTCTCATACGGTGGCGCAAAGGTGCCGTAAGGGTTGGCGCTGGCCATCTGACCCGATGTCGGACCGTCGGAAAAGGTGTCGGCGGGCATCATCGCCCAGCCTACCAAGGTGTTGTTGGCGGCCATCGCAGGGGCGGAGATCGCAGCGGCAAGCGCCACGACCAGCGGCTTCGGGATTCGCATGAGTCAGTGTCTCCATCCGGTCGGAGCCAGCGCCGCGCGACATGCACGACGCTCTGGCATCGGAGAACAACCTTAGGAAGCGACTGTGTCAGGAATATGGCTAAAACTGACGCAGCGTCGGCAAGCTGACGCTAGACCACTCAGTTGCACGATGCAACTCGGTCTCAAGCTGGCGTCTCAGGCCACCTCATGTCCACGTGCCGCCTGAGCGAGATAGAACCAGGCCTGAGTATCCAGCCGCAGCTCGGCGCCCTCCAGGGCTTCCTCGATTCGATCCCAACGCAGGCTGCCGAGGATGGGCACTGGCTTGCCGGGCAGCTTGCGCAACCAGGCCAGCGCGACCTGATTGGCAGTAGCGCCCGATGCCGCGCCGACCTCTTCAAGCGCCTGTTGTAGCGCCGGGCTGAAACGGCCACCTGCCAACGGTGACCATGCCAGCACATGCAGGCCCTCACTTTCCATGGCATGCAGGCGCCCGTCCCATACGGTCTCCTGGGCTTGCAGCGACAACTCGATCTGGTTGCAGCGCAGGGGCAGTTCGCGCGCCAGCGTTTGGCAGTGCAGCAACTCGGCATTGGATACGCCGAGCCAACCAACCTTGCCGCTGCCGACCAGGTCGTTCAGCGCCCGGGCAACCTCATCGACCTGCAGCAAAGGGTCCGGCCGATGCAGCAGGAAGCCGTCCAGGCGCTCGACACCCAAGCGCTTCAGGGTACCCTCGACCGCCTCGGTGAGATACGCAGCCTGGGTGTTGTAATGCTTGACGCCCCAGCGCGACCTGTCCTGCGCTGCCGGCACGATGTCGGCCTTGCCAATCAACTGAATCTGCTGGCGCAACGCCGGGCGTAATTTCAAAGCGGCACCAAAATGCGCCTCGCATTCGCCGCCGCCATAAATGTCAGCGTGATCGAAAGCGCTCACGCCACGTTCGACGCAGCGCTCGAGAAAGCTCAGCAATGCTTTCGGCTGCGCCAGGTCGGGGTATTGCATCAGACGCATCATGCCCAGCAACAGGGGTTGTTCGACGACCTTGTTCAAGTGATCTCCACGATTGACCGGATATTGGACATGTAACAGCGGTTAGGCTGCAGTGCTTTAAGGTGGGTACTGACCGAACCCGCAGCGCAAGGTTCGAATCCGCTCCAGGTTAGCTCGGCCGAAATGACAACGCTCTGCGTATCGCCCCAAAAAAGGGAACGTGGAGCGAGCACCGCACCCTTGTGGGTCAGCGCCGCGCTTTGGCAAGCGGAACCTGACGTGTCTGCCGTTAGCGCTATCGGCGGGCTGAAGCCCACCCTACATGAGCCTTCCAGTGCCGTAGGGTGGGCTTCAGCCCACCAACACTTTGGCAGCGGCTCTCTCCGCCCTGACATCTCACCCGTCGCTGGCACGCAACCTGCTATGCCACATGCAAAGCCTGCCGACCGATTCGGCAGAGCCTCCCGCCGGTCAACGATGACCATCAGCCGCGAAAGGCACGGGACGGGTGCTACGGGCAACGACGCTCGATTCATCACCCCCACAACTCTTGAATTACCAGGCAAAGGCGCCTGGAGCTGCCGACAGCTCCAGGCGCCTTTTTTGTTTTTGTACGACGGCGCCGCAACGCGGCATCGACGGAGGAACCGGTCATGAACGCAATCGTCACCCCGATCAAGAGTGAAACGCTGGTCATCATCGGCAACGGCATGGTGGGTCATCACTGCGTCGAGCAACTGATCGAGCGCGGCGCGCTGGGCCAGTACCAGCTGCACGTGTACGGCGAGGAGCGCCAGCGCGCCTATGATCGTGTTCATCTGTCCGAATACTTTGGCGACCGGGATGCCGACTCCCTCGCCATGTGCGAAGCCGACTATTACGCCGCTCACGGCGTGCATATTCACCTCGGTGTACAAGTGCTGGAGATCGACCGAGAGCGCAAGGAAGTGGTCACCAGCGAAGGCCGCAAGGCGTACGACAAGCTGATCCTGGCGACCGGTTCCTACCCCTTCGTGCCGCCGATTCCAGGTGCCGAAGGCAACTCGCGCCTGGTCTACCGCACCCTTGATGACCTCGATGCCATTCGCGCCGCCGCCAGCAACGCCAAACGCGGCGTAGTCGTCGGTGGCGGACTGCTCGGTCTGGAAGCGGCCAATGCGCTGAAATCGCTCGGGCTCGAAGCCCATGTGGTGGAGTTCGCCCCGCGCCTGATGCCGGTACAGCTGGACGAAGAAGGCGGCGCTGCACTCAAGGCCCGCATCGAAGCGCTGGGCGTAGGCGTGCATCTTTCGCGTGCCACGCAGGAGATCGTCATCGGCGAGGAGTACGCCTACCGGATGAACTTCAACGATGGCGAATTCCTTGAGACCGACCTCATCGTGTTCTCCGCCGGTATCCGCCCGCAGGATGCGCTTGGCCGTAGCGCCGGTCTGGAAATAGCCCCGCGTGGCGGCGTAGTGATCGACGCCGACTACCGCACCAGCGACCCTTCGATCTTCGCCGTCGGCGAATGCGCTTCCTGGAACGGCATGGTCTTCGGCCTGGTTGCGCCGGGCTACACCATGGCGCGCAACGTCGCCGCGCTTCTCACCGGCGAGCCGCACCAGCCTTTCAGCGGTGCGGACATGTCGACCAAGCTCAAGCTGCTCGGCGTCGACGTCGGCTCCATCGGCGATGCGCATGCCGCGACGCCGGGCGCCAAGAGCTACCGTTTTATCGACGAAGCCAACGCCAGCTACCGCCGCCTGGTGCTGTCTGAAGATGGCAAGCGCGTCATTGGCGCTGTGCTAATCGGCGACAACAGCTACTACGACACCCTGCTGCAATACGCGCAGAACGGCATCAAACTGCCGGCCGATCCGTCCAGCCTGATCCTGCCGCTCTCTGACGGCGCGCCGACCCTGGGCGCCGATGCCCTGCCCGACACGGCGACCATCTGCTCCTGCCACAACGTCAGCAAGGGCGCGGTGTGCTGCCAGGTTGACGCCGGCATCACCGACCTCGGCGAGTTGAAGGCCGCCACCAAGGCCGGCACCGGCTGCGGCGGTTGCAGTGCGCTGCTCAAGCAAGTCTTCGAGCACGAGCTGATGGCCCGCGGTGTCGAGGTCGACAAGAGCCTCTGCGAACACTTCGCCCACACTCGCCAGGAGCTGTACGGCATCGTCCGCGTCGAGGGCATCATCAGTTTCGACGAGCTGCTGACCAGGCATGGCCGCGGCCATACCGGCTGCGACATCTGCAAGCCGGCGGTGGGTTCTATCCTCGCCTCCTGCTGGAACAAGCCGATCACCGATCCAGGCCTGATTCCGCTGCAGGACACCAACGACACCTTCATGGCGAACATGCAGAAGAACGGCACCTACTCGGTGGTGCCGCGCATCGCCGGCGGTGAAATCACTCCGGACAAACTGATCGCCCTGGGTGCCGTGGCCAAGAAATACGATCTCTACACCAAGATCACCGGTGGCCAGCGCATCGACCTGTTCGGCGCTCAGTTGCACGAGCTGCCGGATATCTGGGGCGAGCTGATCGAAGCGGGCTTCGAGACGGGCCACGCCTACGGTAAATCCCTGCGTACGGTGAAATCCTGCGTCGGCAGCACCTGGTGCCGCTACGGCGTGCAGGACAGCGTCGGCATGGCGCTGCGTCTGGAGGACCGCTACAAGGGCCTGCGTTCGCCGCACAAAATCAAGTTCGGCGTCTCCGGCTGCACCCGCGAATGCGCCGAGGCGCAGAGCAAGGACATCGGCGTGATCGCCACCGAGAACGGCTGGAACCTGTACGTAGCCGGCAACGGCGGCATGCGTCCGCGCCACGCCGAGCTGTTCGCCACCGATCTGGATGACGAGACCCTGGTGCGCTACATCGACCGCTTCCTGATGTTCTACATCCGCACCGCGGACAAGCTGCAGCGCACCTCGGTCTGGCGCGAGTCGCTCGAAGGCGGCCTCGACTATCTCAAGGACGTCATCATCGACGACAGCCTGAATCTCGCCGCCGAGCTCGAGGCGCAGATGCAGCTGGTGGTTGACCGCTACGAATGCGAATGGGCCAACGCCATCAATGACCCGGAAAAGCTCAAGCGCTTCCGCACGTTCGTCAACGACCAGCGCGGCGACCCGGATATTCATTTCGTCAAGGAACGCGGCCAGCGCCGTCCGGTGCACGCGTCCGAACTCCACCTGATTCCCGTAACCGAGGAGGTGCTCTGATGAGCCAGCCCAACGCCGTACGCATGCAATCGATTGAATCCGCAAGCTGGCGGGCACTATGCAGCCGCCGCGATCTGGTCGCCAATTCAGGCGTGGTCGCCTGGATCGATGGCGAGCAGGTGGCGCTGTTCCACCTGCCCGACACCGAGACCGGCGAGCAGGTGTACGCCATCGCCAATAAGGACCCGAAATCCGGCGCCAACGTCATCGGCCGCGGCATCCTCGGCCAGCTCAAGGGCGACCTGGTGATCGCATCCCCGCTGTACAAACAGCATTTCCGCCTGGCCGACGGCAGCTGTCTGGAATATCCAGAACAGCACCTGCAGGTTTGGCCGGTGCGCCTGAACGGCGATGCGGTGGAAATCGCCGCCGCCTGACCGCGGCCCGACACAACCAGTAGCGATACGCCAACGGCAGGCCAAGACCTGCTTTGCCAACACAACCAGAGAATCAGAAATGTCCTATCTCGTTCCTTCGGAATTCGTTACCAAGATGGTCGACTCCGGCGAGTCGAAGATTTTCATGTCCACGCGGGACACCTTGATCCGAGCATTTATGGCCGGTGCGATCCTGGCGCTGGCCGCCGTGTTCGCCGTGACCGTCACCGTCCAGACCGGCTCACCGCTGCTGGGCGCGGTAATGTTTCCTGTCGGCTTCATCATGCTTTACCTGATGGGCTTCGACCTGCTGACCGGCGTCTTCGTGTTAGCACCGCTGGCCCTGCTCGACAAACGCCCAGGCGTCACCGTCAACGGCGTGCTGCGTAACTGGGGCCTGGTATTCGTCGGCAACTTCGCTGGGGCGCTGACCGTGGCGTTCATGATGGCCTTCGTCTTCACCACCGGCTTTTCAAGCGATCCAGGCGTGATCGGCGAAAAAATCTCTCACATTGGGGAAGCACGGACCCTGGGCTATGCAGAGTTCGGCGCGGCCGGCTGGGCGACGATCTTCCTGCGCGGCATGTTGTGCAACTGGATGGTGTCGATGGGCGTGGTGGGCGCGATGATTTCCACCACCGTGGGTGGCAAGGCCATCGCGATGTGGATGCCGGTGATGCTTTTCTTCTACATGGGCTTCGAGCATTCGGTGGTGAACATGTTCCTCTTCCCGTCGGCGATGATCATGGGCGGCGACTTCTCGATCATGGATTACATGATCTGGAATGAAATCCCCACCGCGCTGGGTAATCTGGTGGGCGGTTTGGCGTTCACTGGCCTGACGCTCTACACCACCCATGTAAAGACCGCGCCGAAGCGCGCGCTGCGCTGAGCAACCCTGCGAACCCCAACACGTCCGAGGTTCGCAGCATTTCATGGGCAGTCGACTCAAGGTCTCGGTGGGCCAACACACCGACAAGGGACGCAAGGAAAGCAATCAGGATTTCCACGGCGTCTACATTCCCAAAGAACCCCAACTGAGCAGCAAGGGCATCGCCATCGCGCTCGCCGACGGCATCAGCAGCAGCGCCGTCAGTCATATCGCCAGCGAATCGGCGGTCACCGGCTTCTTTGCCGACTATTTCTGCACCTCCGACGCCTGGACGGTAAAGACCTCGGCGCAACGCGTACTGATGGCGACCAACTCCTGGCTGCATGCGCAAAGCCAGCAGAGCCAGTACCGTTACGACAAGGATCGCGGCTACGTCTGCACCTTCAGCGCGATGGTCATCAAGTCGACCACCGTACATCTCTTCCACGCCGGAGATTCACGCATCTATCGCGTCCAGGGCAAAGCGCTGGAGCAGCTGACCAACGATCATCGGATGTGGGTCACGGAAGACAAGAGCTACCTGAGCCGGGCGCTGGGCATTCATCCACAGCTGGATCTGGACTATCGCGCCGAACAGGTCGAGGTAGGCGATACCTTTATCCTGGCAACCGACGGCGTCTACGAATTCGTCAGCGCGTCGTCGATGCTTCAGGCCATCGCAGATAATCCGGACGATCTCGATGCAGCCGCGCGGGAAATCGTTGCCCAGGCATTGGAACAGGGCAGCGACGACAACCTCACGCTTCAAATACTGCGTATCGACGAGCTGCCGATCAGGGCGGCGGACGAACTCTACCTGCAACTCACTGAACTGCCCTTCCCGCCCATTCTCGAGGCACGGGCTGCGTTCGACGGCTACACCATCGTTCGCGAAGTGCACGCCAGCAGCCGCAGTCATGTTTACCTGGCGACCGACGACGACAACCAAACGCCGGTGATCATAAAGACGCCATCGATCGACCTGCAGCGGGACGTGCAATACCTCGAACGCTTTCTTACCGAAGAATGGGTCGCGCGGCGCATCGAGAGCGCCCACGTGGCCAAGCCATGCCTGCAGACCCGCAAGCGCAACTTTCTCTATAGCGTGACCGAGTTCGTCGAAGGCCAGACGCTGACCCAGTGGATGATCGACCACCCCAGGCCGGACCTGGAAACGGTTCGCGGTATCGTCGAGCAGATCGCCAAAGGGCTACGCGCGTTTCACCGACTGGAGATGCTGCATCAGGACCTGCGGCCGGAGAACATCATGATCGACGCCACCGGCACGGTGAAAATCATCGACTTCGGCTCGACCCGTGTCGCCGGCATCGTGGAGATCGCTTCGCCCATCGAACGCGGCGATCTGCTCGGCACCGCTCAATACACCGCGCCGGAATACTTCCTCGGCGAAAGTGGCACTCCCCGCTCGGATATGTTTTCGCTGGCAGTCATTACTTATCAGATGCTCACCGGCAATTTGCCCTACGGCGCTGCGGTCGCCCGCTGTCGCACCCGCGCGGCGCAGAACAAGCTCAGCTACAGCCCGATTCGCGAGCATGACCGCGAGGTACCGGCGTGGATCGATGATGTACTGCGCAAGGCAGTGCACCCTGACCCTTACAAGCGCTACGAGGACTTGTCCGAGTTCGTGTTCGAGTTGCGCCAGCCCAACCAGGCCTTTCTCAACAAAGCCAGGCCGCCGCTGATGGAGCGCAACCCGGTGCTGTTCTGGAAAAGCGTTTCGCTAGTGCTGGCCATTACGGTGGTCGTGCTGATGGTGCGTTGAGGTCTGCAAACTTTCGGCCCGTTGCGATGCCTCACTCGGAGCGCTGCGGCGCGTAGACGTTGAGCTGAGGATCGGTGACGCCGTCTTTCGACGGGTCGAGAATCCAGCGCAATTGGGTGACCAACTCCTCGCAGTTTTCGCCGCGCTGCAACCAATCCTGAAAAGCGATCCGCGCGCCCGACAGCGCCGCCTCCGTAACGTGCTCGGCCTCGGTCGTAGGGACGCCGGGTTGCCAATTGTCGAACACGGCCTTGAGGGCTTGCTGCGCTTCTTCGGCCCCCAACTCCCCGTCCGACCAGCGCGATGTGATGTCCTGAGCCTGTTGCAAGGCGGTTACCGAGGGGTTAGACGATTCCATTTTTCAGGCTCCTCCAGCGAATTTTGTCTAGCTTGGAGTCCGGCTGCGTCGATGAATTCGTCTCCGCCTATCAG is a window from the Pseudomonas sp. MTM4 genome containing:
- the nirD gene encoding nitrite reductase small subunit NirD, which translates into the protein MSQPNAVRMQSIESASWRALCSRRDLVANSGVVAWIDGEQVALFHLPDTETGEQVYAIANKDPKSGANVIGRGILGQLKGDLVIASPLYKQHFRLADGSCLEYPEQHLQVWPVRLNGDAVEIAAA
- the nirB gene encoding nitrite reductase large subunit NirB translates to MNAIVTPIKSETLVIIGNGMVGHHCVEQLIERGALGQYQLHVYGEERQRAYDRVHLSEYFGDRDADSLAMCEADYYAAHGVHIHLGVQVLEIDRERKEVVTSEGRKAYDKLILATGSYPFVPPIPGAEGNSRLVYRTLDDLDAIRAAASNAKRGVVVGGGLLGLEAANALKSLGLEAHVVEFAPRLMPVQLDEEGGAALKARIEALGVGVHLSRATQEIVIGEEYAYRMNFNDGEFLETDLIVFSAGIRPQDALGRSAGLEIAPRGGVVIDADYRTSDPSIFAVGECASWNGMVFGLVAPGYTMARNVAALLTGEPHQPFSGADMSTKLKLLGVDVGSIGDAHAATPGAKSYRFIDEANASYRRLVLSEDGKRVIGAVLIGDNSYYDTLLQYAQNGIKLPADPSSLILPLSDGAPTLGADALPDTATICSCHNVSKGAVCCQVDAGITDLGELKAATKAGTGCGGCSALLKQVFEHELMARGVEVDKSLCEHFAHTRQELYGIVRVEGIISFDELLTRHGRGHTGCDICKPAVGSILASCWNKPITDPGLIPLQDTNDTFMANMQKNGTYSVVPRIAGGEITPDKLIALGAVAKKYDLYTKITGGQRIDLFGAQLHELPDIWGELIEAGFETGHAYGKSLRTVKSCVGSTWCRYGVQDSVGMALRLEDRYKGLRSPHKIKFGVSGCTRECAEAQSKDIGVIATENGWNLYVAGNGGMRPRHAELFATDLDDETLVRYIDRFLMFYIRTADKLQRTSVWRESLEGGLDYLKDVIIDDSLNLAAELEAQMQLVVDRYECEWANAINDPEKLKRFRTFVNDQRGDPDIHFVKERGQRRPVHASELHLIPVTEEVL
- a CDS encoding aldo/keto reductase family oxidoreductase codes for the protein MMRLMQYPDLAQPKALLSFLERCVERGVSAFDHADIYGGGECEAHFGAALKLRPALRQQIQLIGKADIVPAAQDRSRWGVKHYNTQAAYLTEAVEGTLKRLGVERLDGFLLHRPDPLLQVDEVARALNDLVGSGKVGWLGVSNAELLHCQTLARELPLRCNQIELSLQAQETVWDGRLHAMESEGLHVLAWSPLAGGRFSPALQQALEEVGAASGATANQVALAWLRKLPGKPVPILGSLRWDRIEEALEGAELRLDTQAWFYLAQAARGHEVA
- a CDS encoding bifunctional protein-serine/threonine kinase/phosphatase, which produces MGSRLKVSVGQHTDKGRKESNQDFHGVYIPKEPQLSSKGIAIALADGISSSAVSHIASESAVTGFFADYFCTSDAWTVKTSAQRVLMATNSWLHAQSQQSQYRYDKDRGYVCTFSAMVIKSTTVHLFHAGDSRIYRVQGKALEQLTNDHRMWVTEDKSYLSRALGIHPQLDLDYRAEQVEVGDTFILATDGVYEFVSASSMLQAIADNPDDLDAAAREIVAQALEQGSDDNLTLQILRIDELPIRAADELYLQLTELPFPPILEARAAFDGYTIVREVHASSRSHVYLATDDDNQTPVIIKTPSIDLQRDVQYLERFLTEEWVARRIESAHVAKPCLQTRKRNFLYSVTEFVEGQTLTQWMIDHPRPDLETVRGIVEQIAKGLRAFHRLEMLHQDLRPENIMIDATGTVKIIDFGSTRVAGIVEIASPIERGDLLGTAQYTAPEYFLGESGTPRSDMFSLAVITYQMLTGNLPYGAAVARCRTRAAQNKLSYSPIREHDREVPAWIDDVLRKAVHPDPYKRYEDLSEFVFELRQPNQAFLNKARPPLMERNPVLFWKSVSLVLAITVVVLMVR
- a CDS encoding formate/nitrite transporter family protein, with product MSYLVPSEFVTKMVDSGESKIFMSTRDTLIRAFMAGAILALAAVFAVTVTVQTGSPLLGAVMFPVGFIMLYLMGFDLLTGVFVLAPLALLDKRPGVTVNGVLRNWGLVFVGNFAGALTVAFMMAFVFTTGFSSDPGVIGEKISHIGEARTLGYAEFGAAGWATIFLRGMLCNWMVSMGVVGAMISTTVGGKAIAMWMPVMLFFYMGFEHSVVNMFLFPSAMIMGGDFSIMDYMIWNEIPTALGNLVGGLAFTGLTLYTTHVKTAPKRALR